A single genomic interval of Heteronotia binoei isolate CCM8104 ecotype False Entrance Well chromosome 11, APGP_CSIRO_Hbin_v1, whole genome shotgun sequence harbors:
- the LOC132579279 gene encoding brain-specific homeobox/POU domain protein 3-like, with amino-acid sequence MMSMNSKQAFSMHPILHEPKYTHLHSSSEAIRRACLPAPQLQSNFFAGLDETLLRGAEALAAVDIVSSSQKSHHHPFKPDATYHTMSSVSVSCTPTSPSVHLHHPSVLGGHAHPHHAHPHPPAQGLDGELLEHLNSALPLPEVGAAPAHPASHAHLQQALNAAMGHHHHPAHGQPPMGMGPHPPHGLAAHPGLAAAIGGPETETDPRELESFAERFKQRRIKLGVTQADVGSALANLKIPGVGCLSQSTICRFESLTLSHNNMVALKPILEAWLEEAERAQRDKLAKPEVYAAGDKKRKRTSIAAPEKRSLEAYFAVQPRPSSEKIAAIAEKLDLKKNVVRVWFCNQRQKQKRMKFSAAY; translated from the exons ATGATGTCCATGAACAGCAAGCAGGCGTTCAGCATGCACCCCATCCTCCACGAGCCCAAGTACACCCACCTCCACTCCAGCTCCGAGGCCATCCGGAGAGCCTGCCTCCCGGCCCCGCAG CTGCAGAGCAACTTCTTCGCCGGCCTGGACGAGACGCTGCTGCGGGGCGCGGAGGCCCTGGCTGCGGTGGACATCGTGTCGTCGTCGCAGAagagccaccaccaccccttcaAGCCGGACGCGACCTACCACACCATGAGCAGCGTCTCGGTCTCGTGCACGCCCACCTCGCCCTCGGTCCACCTGCACCACCCCTCGGTGCTGGGCGGCCACGCGCACCCCCACCACGCCCACCCCCACCCGCCGGCCCAGGGCCTGGACGGCGAGCTGCTGGAGCACCTCAACTCGGCGCTGCCCTTGCCCGAGGTGGGCGCCGCGCCCGCCCACCCCGCCTCGCACGCCCACCTCCAGCAGGCCCTCAACGCCGCCAtgggccaccaccaccacccggcCCACGGCCAGCCCCCCATGGGCATggggccccacccaccccacggCCTGGCCGCCCACCCGGGGCTGGCGGCCGCCATCGGGGGGCCCGAGACCGAGACGGACCCGCGGGAGCTGGAGAGCTTCGCCGAGCGCTTCAAGCAGCGGCGCATCAAGCTGGGCGTCACGCAGGCCGACGTGGGCTCGGCGCTGGCCAACCTCAAGATCCCGGGCGTGGGCTGCCTCAGCCAGAGCACCATCTGCCGCTTCGAGTCGCTCACCCTCTCGCACAACAACATGGTGGCCCTCAAGCCCATCCTCGAGGCCTGGCTGGAGGAGGCCGAGCGCGCCCAGCGCGACAAGCTGGCCAAGCCCGAGGTCTACGCCGCCGGCGACAAGAAGCGGAAGCGCACCTCCATCGCCGCCCCCGAGAAGCGCTCCCTCGAGGCCTACTTCGCCGTCCAGCCGCGGCCCTCCTCCGAGAAGATCGCCGCCATCGCCGAGAAGCTCGACCTCAAGAAGAACGTCGTGCGCGTCTGGTTCTGCAACCAGCGCCAGAAGCAGAAGCGCATGAAATTCTCCGCCGCCTACTGA